A region from the Streptomyces sp. NBC_01445 genome encodes:
- a CDS encoding DoxX family protein: MLDSLVAKTVGPVLSLVRIVLGVLFACHGAASLFGVWGGAAGTHGGTVPFDSWPDGWAAVIEIVCGGLVALGLFTRLAALVCSGSMAYAYFVVHLAAGLLPIENDGEPAALYAWAFLLVAALGSGPWALDRLLAIERAPQAGALERQATVDA, translated from the coding sequence ATGCTCGACTCTCTGGTGGCCAAGACCGTCGGTCCTGTGCTGTCACTCGTCCGCATCGTCCTCGGTGTCCTATTCGCCTGTCACGGCGCAGCATCGCTGTTCGGTGTGTGGGGCGGGGCGGCCGGCACCCACGGCGGCACGGTGCCGTTCGACTCCTGGCCGGACGGGTGGGCGGCGGTCATCGAAATAGTCTGCGGTGGCCTGGTGGCTCTGGGCCTGTTCACCCGGCTGGCGGCGCTGGTCTGCTCTGGCTCGATGGCCTATGCATACTTCGTCGTGCACCTGGCGGCGGGCCTTCTGCCGATCGAGAATGACGGCGAGCCGGCCGCACTGTACGCCTGGGCCTTCCTGCTGGTCGCCGCGCTGGGGTCCGGGCCGTGGGCTCTCGACCGGCTGCTGGCAATCGAGCGGGCACCGCAGGCCGGGGCGCTCGAGCGTCAGGCAACCGTGGACGCCTGA
- a CDS encoding DMT family transporter, which produces MSTPQANRSQNPNIGWTWLLISSLFEITFALSAEATHGFTRLGPSLLTVAAVSCSIFMLSKALKSIDVGVGYTVWSGIGSVGTVVFSTLVYDEPLTLWKVLAFVLIIGGAATLQISDRFEVKKKATERSSRSHQPVA; this is translated from the coding sequence ATGTCCACCCCACAGGCGAACCGCTCTCAGAACCCGAACATTGGCTGGACCTGGCTGCTGATCTCTTCGCTCTTCGAGATCACCTTCGCGCTCTCCGCCGAGGCCACCCACGGCTTCACCCGCCTCGGCCCCTCCCTGCTCACCGTGGCTGCCGTCTCCTGCTCCATCTTCATGCTCTCCAAGGCACTGAAGTCGATCGACGTCGGAGTCGGCTATACCGTCTGGTCCGGCATCGGAAGCGTCGGCACTGTCGTCTTCAGCACGCTCGTCTACGACGAGCCCCTGACGCTGTGGAAGGTCCTGGCTTTCGTCCTGATCATCGGAGGTGCCGCCACCCTGCAGATCAGCGACAGATTCGAAGTGAAGAAGAAGGCCACCGAGCGCAGCTCCCGCTCTCACCAGCCCGTTGCGTAA
- a CDS encoding DMT family transporter, which translates to MTWVYLSIAVVFEICFALGTNATNGFTRLWPSVLTLLAAAGGIYTLSLALLELDVSVGYTIWTGVGGVGTVIMGAILFKEKITLTRLLSFAAIISGAVILRLTSI; encoded by the coding sequence ATGACCTGGGTCTACCTCAGCATCGCCGTTGTCTTCGAGATCTGCTTCGCTCTAGGCACCAACGCCACTAACGGATTCACCCGCCTATGGCCCTCAGTGCTGACCCTGCTGGCCGCCGCTGGAGGCATCTACACCCTGTCCCTGGCCCTACTCGAGCTCGACGTCTCGGTCGGCTACACCATCTGGACCGGCGTGGGCGGCGTCGGCACCGTCATCATGGGCGCCATCCTCTTCAAGGAGAAGATCACCCTCACCCGTCTACTGTCCTTCGCCGCGATCATCAGCGGCGCCGTCATCCTGCGCCTGACCTCCATCTGA
- a CDS encoding Lrp/AsnC family transcriptional regulator, translated as MDAIDEKIIVELARNARISHAELASRVLLSRNAVRQRIERLERQGHIAGYTIVRPGEDAGEDVVSALVLVYRQDRMRGGDVLAALKLIPEVVICEILSGDFDIMVRLEATSLERVRDIWEEIAQMPGVRDTVTALTLSRVVSRPRGGNGPAAW; from the coding sequence TTGGACGCCATCGACGAGAAGATCATCGTTGAGCTGGCGCGTAACGCCCGCATCTCTCATGCCGAGCTGGCCAGCCGGGTTCTGCTGTCCCGCAACGCCGTCCGTCAGCGCATCGAGCGCTTGGAGCGACAGGGCCACATCGCCGGCTACACCATCGTCCGGCCCGGCGAGGACGCTGGTGAAGATGTCGTCTCGGCTCTCGTGCTCGTCTACCGCCAGGACCGCATGCGCGGCGGAGACGTCCTGGCCGCGCTCAAACTCATCCCCGAAGTCGTGATCTGCGAAATCCTCAGCGGCGACTTCGACATCATGGTGCGCCTCGAGGCGACCTCACTGGAGCGTGTGCGAGACATCTGGGAGGAGATCGCCCAGATGCCCGGCGTACGGGACACGGTCACAGCACTCACCCTGTCCAGGGTCGTCAGCCGCCCGCGAGGCGGAAACGGCCCTGCAGCCTGGTAG
- a CDS encoding HAD hydrolase-like protein → MRPTCLLLDLDGTLVDSAPGITSSVAATLMAIGAPVPDPDRLRSFVGPPMYQTFREVVCLDGPTAKRALQLYRAEYARTGALDSSVYEGVPDLLEALARAGFPMAVATSKVEDQAVRITEHYGLAAHMVTVCGTSDVAGRSSKRDVIRECLQRLRLHGVDISRPLMVGDRGYDVLSAAAEGIPAIRVLWGYGAADESAHAYATAKSPLALAQRLLCSGGPTHRHS, encoded by the coding sequence GTGAGACCCACATGTCTTCTGCTTGACCTCGACGGCACTCTGGTGGATTCCGCCCCGGGCATCACCAGCAGCGTCGCCGCCACGCTCATGGCCATCGGAGCACCTGTGCCGGACCCCGACAGGCTGCGCAGCTTCGTCGGTCCACCCATGTACCAGACGTTCCGTGAGGTCGTCTGCCTCGACGGGCCGACGGCGAAGCGAGCCCTACAGCTCTACCGCGCTGAGTACGCCAGGACGGGTGCCCTGGACAGCAGCGTGTACGAAGGTGTGCCCGACTTGCTGGAGGCCCTGGCGCGGGCCGGTTTCCCCATGGCGGTGGCGACCTCGAAGGTCGAAGACCAGGCTGTGAGGATCACCGAGCACTACGGCCTGGCCGCGCACATGGTGACCGTGTGCGGCACATCCGATGTGGCAGGCCGCAGCAGCAAGCGGGACGTGATCCGGGAGTGCCTGCAGCGTCTGCGGCTGCATGGGGTCGATATCTCGCGGCCGCTGATGGTGGGCGATCGAGGCTACGACGTGCTGAGCGCAGCCGCCGAAGGCATCCCGGCGATCCGCGTACTGTGGGGATACGGGGCCGCAGACGAATCCGCGCACGCCTACGCGACCGCTAAGTCCCCCCTGGCATTGGCACAGCGGCTGCTCTGCTCCGGAGGGCCTACTCATCGCCACTCCTGA
- a CDS encoding aquaporin, translated as MTTAPALSATNSEVGPGPSHANRLLAEALGTLLLVAAGVFAASFPSTVNNTLGVGFLGVALAVGLAVIVGAYVFGPVSGAHLNPVVTLGLAAAGRFAWRDVAGYIVAQLAGGVVGTSVIALIASSGNGFFATARRNGFAANGFGSHSPGGFGVLGAIVVEFVFMAIFIYVVLHATAKAGVSGFAPLAIGLALTVILLITIPVDGTGLNPARSIAAAVYAGGWAWAQLWVFIVFPVLGGLFAGFSYKPLFRKAATATPWARRL; from the coding sequence ATGACCACCGCCCCGGCCCTGTCAGCCACGAATTCGGAAGTGGGCCCTGGTCCGAGTCATGCCAATCGCCTGCTAGCGGAGGCACTGGGCACCCTGCTGCTGGTCGCCGCCGGCGTGTTCGCTGCCAGCTTCCCCTCCACTGTCAACAACACGCTCGGTGTCGGCTTCCTCGGAGTGGCCCTCGCAGTCGGCCTCGCGGTGATCGTCGGCGCGTACGTGTTCGGTCCGGTCTCGGGTGCCCATCTCAACCCGGTCGTCACACTGGGCCTCGCCGCCGCTGGCCGCTTCGCATGGCGAGACGTAGCCGGATACATCGTCGCTCAGCTCGCTGGGGGTGTGGTGGGCACGTCGGTGATCGCACTCATCGCGTCGAGCGGCAACGGGTTCTTCGCCACGGCGCGGCGAAACGGATTCGCCGCCAATGGATTCGGCAGCCATTCGCCCGGTGGCTTCGGCGTTCTCGGCGCGATCGTCGTCGAGTTCGTGTTCATGGCGATTTTCATCTACGTGGTGCTCCATGCGACAGCAAAGGCCGGTGTGAGCGGCTTCGCGCCGCTAGCGATCGGTCTGGCCTTGACGGTCATCCTCCTCATCACGATCCCCGTCGACGGGACCGGTTTGAACCCGGCGCGATCAATCGCGGCTGCTGTATACGCAGGCGGCTGGGCCTGGGCGCAGCTGTGGGTTTTCATCGTCTTCCCGGTCCTTGGCGGATTGTTCGCGGGCTTCAGCTACAAACCGCTGTTCCGCAAGGCCGCCACCGCTACACCTTGGGCACGACGTCTCTGA
- a CDS encoding trans-sulfuration enzyme family protein — protein MPRPHKHEPATIGFATQAVHLGNAVDAGSGAVRSPLVMANSYALPEDPSSMGWSNTEHPIYTRNGGTNQRDLEYKLAALEQGEEAVVFATGVAALHAIFFAHLRSGDHVVVSDVTYEAVWRLFSELLVDRYGITATFVDTSDLQAVRSAITPRTRLLHTETIANPTTKVADIAALSDIARQAGIPLTVDSTFTPPPFYRPLQNGADIVIHSLTKYINGHGDAMGGVVIGSSDLLRPVRSDALVDVGGVISPFNAWLISRGSITLPLRLRQQFSSAQRVAEYLVGHPDVAYVFYPGLESHPQHELASRQFGGNGYGGVLAFALEGDSRRQNAFVNQLRVITSAVSLGHDESLIVHVGPDGRGGSENYPEPFRKYGHLRLSLGLEEPEDLIADIDYAIRESGDNSRRALGSAT, from the coding sequence ATGCCCCGTCCTCACAAGCACGAGCCGGCGACCATCGGTTTCGCCACCCAAGCGGTGCATCTCGGCAACGCTGTCGATGCGGGCTCAGGGGCTGTGCGCTCGCCCCTGGTTATGGCGAACTCCTACGCCCTGCCGGAGGACCCGTCGAGCATGGGTTGGTCGAACACCGAACATCCCATCTATACGCGGAACGGCGGTACGAATCAGCGCGACCTCGAGTACAAGCTCGCTGCGTTGGAGCAGGGCGAGGAAGCAGTTGTGTTCGCGACGGGAGTCGCCGCGCTGCACGCCATCTTTTTCGCGCACTTGAGAAGCGGCGACCATGTCGTGGTCTCGGACGTCACATATGAGGCCGTCTGGCGCCTGTTCAGCGAGCTGCTTGTGGACCGGTACGGCATTACAGCGACGTTCGTCGATACGAGCGATCTTCAAGCAGTGCGCTCGGCGATCACGCCGCGAACTCGCCTGCTGCACACCGAAACCATCGCGAACCCGACCACCAAGGTCGCCGATATCGCGGCGCTTTCGGACATCGCCCGACAAGCGGGCATCCCGCTGACCGTCGACTCGACGTTCACCCCGCCGCCGTTCTACCGGCCCCTGCAGAACGGCGCCGATATTGTCATCCACTCACTGACGAAGTACATCAACGGGCATGGGGATGCGATGGGGGGAGTCGTGATCGGCTCGTCCGATCTGCTTCGTCCCGTCAGGTCGGATGCGCTCGTCGACGTGGGCGGAGTGATCTCACCGTTCAACGCGTGGCTGATCAGTCGGGGCTCGATCACGCTGCCGTTGCGACTGCGGCAGCAGTTCAGCTCGGCTCAACGCGTCGCAGAGTACCTCGTCGGCCACCCGGACGTGGCATACGTGTTCTACCCCGGTCTCGAGTCCCATCCGCAGCACGAACTCGCGAGTCGACAGTTCGGCGGCAACGGATATGGCGGCGTGCTTGCGTTCGCTCTCGAAGGCGACTCGCGTCGTCAGAACGCTTTTGTTAACCAGCTCAGAGTCATCACTTCCGCGGTATCGCTGGGTCATGACGAGTCGCTGATCGTCCATGTAGGACCGGACGGGCGAGGAGGCTCGGAGAACTATCCCGAGCCGTTCCGGAAGTACGGTCACCTACGGCTCTCGCTAGGGCTGGAAGAACCTGAGGATCTGATCGCGGACATCGATTACGCAATCCGCGAGAGCGGCGACAACTCGCGTCGCGCCCTCGGGAGCGCGACATGA
- a CDS encoding IS3 family transposase: MTVLHIASKHTYGVPRIHAELCRLERRVNRKRVERIMRERNIADITRRKRRSPTRPAKKTVPATDLLGRDFTPSAPGQRLVGDITYIATDEGRLYLATWLDLATREIVGYSMADHHRASLVVDALNMAVGRSHLQPGCIVHSDGGSEYTSDELRREIGQLGLHQSMGRTGSYYDNAAAESFFAFLKEEIGTRHWPDRATARSEIFAFIERPCCPIRVVSP, from the coding sequence ATCACCGTGCTTCACATCGCCTCGAAGCACACCTACGGAGTGCCGCGCATCCACGCCGAGTTGTGCCGGCTCGAGCGCCGCGTGAACCGCAAGCGGGTGGAGCGGATCATGCGCGAACGGAACATCGCCGACATCACCCGCCGCAAGCGCCGGTCGCCGACCCGTCCAGCAAAGAAAACAGTGCCCGCCACGGATCTGCTCGGGCGCGACTTCACCCCGAGCGCGCCAGGCCAAAGACTGGTCGGCGACATCACATACATCGCCACCGACGAGGGCAGGCTGTATCTGGCGACCTGGCTCGATCTGGCGACCCGCGAGATCGTCGGGTACTCAATGGCTGACCACCATCGCGCCTCCCTGGTCGTCGACGCGCTGAACATGGCCGTCGGCCGCAGCCACCTGCAGCCCGGCTGCATCGTGCACTCGGACGGAGGATCGGAGTACACCTCCGACGAACTGCGGCGTGAGATAGGCCAGTTGGGGCTGCATCAGAGCATGGGCCGCACCGGCTCGTACTACGACAATGCCGCTGCGGAGAGCTTCTTCGCGTTCCTCAAAGAGGAGATCGGCACCCGCCACTGGCCCGACCGCGCCACCGCCCGATCCGAAATCTTCGCCTTCATCGAGAGACCCTGTTGCCCAATTCGGGTGGTGTCGCCTTGA